The DNA region CGCTTGGTGCCGACGAACAGCACGCGGCCGCCCTTGGCGACGGTGTCGCTCACCGCCTGCAGCGCCTGGTGCAGCGCCGGCACGGTCTGGGCGAGGTCAATGATGTGGATGTTGTTGCGGGTGCCGAAGATGTACGGCTGCATCTTCGGGTTCCAGCGGTGCGACTGGTGACCGAAATGGGCGCCCGCCTCGAGGAGCTGACGCATAGAGAAATCGACGGCCATGTTTTTCGTGCTCTCCGGTTATATCCGCCGCGGAGGGATGCGGCCGGCCGAGACCTCGGACGACCACCGGAAACGCCTCATTCAGGCATGAGGCCGGCTCCGCGTGTGGGATGGGCGGGCGCTTAGCAGAGGGCGGGTCCGAAGGCAAGGTGCGGCGCTGGACCGGGCTCGGGACCGTGGCCCGGATCACCCGCCCGCGAACACCGCCGCCACGTCGTCGGCCGTCATCACCCGGTACGCCCCCGCCGGCAGGTCCGCCGGCAGAGCGAGACCGCCGACCCGATCCCGGTGCAGCGCCGCGACGTGGTTGCCGACCGCGGCGAACATCCGGCGGACCTGGTGGTACCGGCCCTCGGTCAGCGTCACCGCGCAGCGCGTGGCATCCTCGACGTCGAGCCGCACCGGCAGGAGCGGGCGCTCCTCGCCCTCCAGCACGAGCGTGCCCGAGGCGAACACCTCCGCCTCGCGGCCGGTCAGCGGCCGGTCGAGGGTCACGCGGTAGCGCTTCGCCACCTGGGCCTTCGGGCTGATGATCCGGTGCAGGAGCGCCCCGTCGTCGGTCAGCAGCAGCAGGCCCGAGGTCTCCTTGTCGAGGCGCCCCACCGTGGACAGCGGCGGGTCGCGGCGGCGCCAGCGCTCGGGCAGCAGCCCGTAGACCAGCGGGCCGGCCTCCTTGTGGGAGCAGGTCACGCCCAGCGGCTTGTGCAGCATCAGGCACAGGCCGGGGAGCGGGTCGAGGGACTCGCCGTCGATCGTGAGGCACGCCGGCAAATCCGGGGCGAGGGCGATCCGGTCGCCGGCATCCGCGAGCTCCGCGCCGTCGAGGCGGATCGCACCGGCGCGGGCGAGGGCCTGGATCTCGCGGCGCGAGCCGTAGCCGAGATTGGCGAGGAGCTTGTCCAGGCGGACGGATCTCCCGGCGCTCATGACCGCCGCGCGCTCACCGGCGGGCCTCGTAGACCCGGTAGCCGCTCGCCTGGACGGCCACCGCGACGTGCCGGAACGCCGCGCGCAGGCTCGCCTCGTAGGGCAGGTGCGCGTTGGCCACGAGCCACAGCGCTCCCCCGGGGCGCAGGGCCTCGGCGGCCCGCGCGATGAAC from Methylobacterium sp. NMS14P includes:
- a CDS encoding pseudouridine synthase translates to MSAGRSVRLDKLLANLGYGSRREIQALARAGAIRLDGAELADAGDRIALAPDLPACLTIDGESLDPLPGLCLMLHKPLGVTCSHKEAGPLVYGLLPERWRRRDPPLSTVGRLDKETSGLLLLTDDGALLHRIISPKAQVAKRYRVTLDRPLTGREAEVFASGTLVLEGEERPLLPVRLDVEDATRCAVTLTEGRYHQVRRMFAAVGNHVAALHRDRVGGLALPADLPAGAYRVMTADDVAAVFAGG